In Silene latifolia isolate original U9 population unplaced genomic scaffold, ASM4854445v1 scaffold_195, whole genome shotgun sequence, the following proteins share a genomic window:
- the LOC141638201 gene encoding uncharacterized protein LOC141638201 isoform X1, translated as MSIAREPEMVMKLRGGSVLGKKTILKSDHFPGCHNKRLSPNIDGAPNYRQADSLHVHGVAIPTIDGIRNVLKHIGACSYTSATFVLWINLREEPVVYINGRPFVLRDVERPFSNLEYTGINRDRVEDMESRLKQDILLEAARYGNKILVTDELPDGQMVDQWEPVTIDLVKTPLEVYEELKVEGFLVKYERVPVTDEKSPKESDFDILVDKISHEELSTQIIFNCQMGRGRTTTGMVVATLIYFNRIGASGISRSISIGRVSDMNNGADSLLSSEEAIRRGEYTVIRSLIRVLEGGVEGKRQVDKVIDRCASMQNLREAIATYRNSILHQPDEMKREASLSFFVEYLERYYFLICFAVYLHTKSAVTSTVECSFAEWMSARPELYSILRRLLRRDPMGALGYLNAEKSLMKLAESANGRPYEMSVVAALRNGAVLGSQTVLKSDHCPGCQNSTLPERVEGAPNFREVPGFSVYGVANPTIDGIHSVIQRVGSSKAGRPVFWHNMREEPVIYINGKPFVLREVERPYKNMLEYTGIDCERVERMEARLKQDILSESERFGGAIMVIHETDDGQIYDAWEHVNSDLVQTPHEVFSCLEAEGYQVKYARVPITDGKAPKSSDFDTLSKNVASASKDTAFVFNCQMGRGRTTTGTVIACLLKLRIDYGKPIRILSDDWSNCVMDDSSSSGEETMGDEVVSSSRVDLGTGRKSSRAFGINDILLLWKITRLFDNGVECREALDAVIDRCSALQNIRDAVLRYRELFNLQRVEPRVRRVALNRGAEYLERYFRLIAFSAYLGSEAFDGFCGQGEYKMTFKSWLQQRSEVQAMKWSIRLRPGRFFTVPEDLRTPYETQHGDAVMEAIIGARNGSVLGKGSILKMYFFPGQRTSSNIQIHGAPHVYEVPGYPVYSMATPTITGAKEMLSFLVSKGAASGKKVVITDLREEAVVYINGIPFVLRELNKPVDTLKHVGITGPVVEHMETRLKEDIILEVTQSGGRMLLHREEYSPTLNQSSVVGYWENIFTEDVKTPAEVFATLKDEGFDIVYRRIPLTREREAFSSDIDAIQYCKDDSAGCYLYVSHTGFGGVAYAMVIICTRLDADLNVQHDASCSLAVTQSPLPVPDTLSYSASGEATLKSGDYRDILSLMRVLPHGPRSKACVDSIIERCVGAGNIHDDIVSYTVELKQACTGNEERQAYLIDMGVKALRRYFFLITFRSYLYCASAIDTSFTSWMNARPELGYLCKHLRIDK; from the exons ATGTCGATAGCAAGAGAACCAGAAATGGTGATGAAGTTGCGTGGAGGATCCGTACTTGGGAAGAAGACCATCTTAAAGAGCGACCATTTTCCAGGCTGCCACAACAAACGCCTTTCTCCCAACATTGATGGTGCTCCCAATTACCGCCAG GCCGACTCCTTGCATGTTCATGGTGTTGCCATTCCAACTATTGACGGTATCCGTAATGTTCTTAAACACATTGGAGCCTGCTCTTATACATCTGCAACCTTTGTTTTGTGGATTAACCTTCGCGAGGAACCC GTTGTGTATATCAACGGCCGACCTTTTGTTTTGCGTGACGTTGAAAGACCTTTCTCCAATCTTGAGTATACG GGAATCAACAGGGATAGGGTGGAAGACATGGAATCTCGattaaaacaagacattttaCTGGAGGCTGCCAG ATATGGAAATAAGATTCTTGTCACTGATGAACTGCCTGATGGCCAAATGGTAGATCAGTGGGAGCCAGTAACTATTGATTTGGTGAAAACTCCACTTGAG GTTTATGAGGAACTAAAAGTGGAGGGCTTTCTTGTCAAATATGAACGAGTTCCTGTGACTGACGAGAAATCTCCTAAAGAATCCGACTTTGATATCCTG GTCGATAAGATATCTCATGAGGAGCTTAGTACTCAGATAATTTTCAACTGTCAAATGGGACGTGGACGAACAACAACAGGCATGGTGGTTGCTACCTTGATTTACTTCAACCGAATTGGAGCCTCTG GTATTAGTAGGAGTATTTCCATTGGAAGAGTTTCTGATATGAACAATGGTGCTGATAGCCTGCTTAGCTCAGAGGAGGCAATTCGTAGGGGGGAATATACCGTCATTAGAAGCTTGATTCGTGTTTTGGAG GGAGGCGTGGAAGGTAAAAGACaggtggacaaagtgattgacaggTGTGCTTCTATGCAG AATTTACGAGAAGCTATAGCGACCTATCGCAACAGTATTTTACACCAACCAGATGAGATGAAAAGAGAAGCTTCACTTTCCTTTTTTGTGGAGTATTTGGAGAGATACTATTTTCTGATATGTTTCGCCGTGTATCTTCACACCAAGAGTGCCGTTACATCAACTGTGGAGTGTAGTTTTGCCGAGTGGATGAGTGCAAGGCCAGAACTCTATAGCATACTTCGTAG GTTGTTGCGGAGAGACCCAATGGGTGCATTAGGTTATCTTAATGCAGAAAAATCTCTTATGAAGTTAGCTGAATCTGCAAATGGCCGTCCATATGAAATGAGCGTTGTTGCTGCACTGAGAAACGGAGCGGTACTGGGCAGTCAAACGGTTTTAAAGAGTGATCATTGTCCAGGTTGTCAAAACTCGACTTTGCCGGAGAGGGTAGAAGGTGCTCCAAATTTCAGAGAGGTCCCTGGATTTTCTGTATATGGTGTAGCAAATCCAACAATTGATGGCATTCATTCTGTTATTCAGCGAGTTGGTAGCTCAAAAGCAGGCCGTCCTGTCTTTTGGCACAACATGAGGGAGGAGCCTGTTATCTACATCAATGGCAAACCATTTGTGCTTCGTGAAGTTGAAAGACCTTATAAGAACATGTTGGAATACACA GGAATTGATTGTGAGAGAGTTGAGAGAATGGAAGCTCGACTTAAGCAGGATATTTTGAGTGAGTCTGAACGCTTTGGAGGTGCTATTATGGTTATCCATGAAACAGACGATGGCCAAATATATGATGCCTGGGAACATGTCAATTCTGACTTAGTTCAAACACCACATGAAGTTTTCAGTTGCCTAGAGGCTGAGGGATATCAAGTGAAGTATGCACGTGTCCCTATAACTGACGGAAAAGCTCCAAAAAGTTCTGATTTCGACACATTGTCTAAAAATGTGGCTTCAGCTTCAAAGGACACTGCTTTTGTGTTCAATTGCCAG ATGGGCAGAGGAAGGACGACAACGGGCACAGTGATAGCCTGCCTACTCAAACTTAGAATAGATTATGGGAAGCCTATACGCATTCTGTCTGATGACTGGTCAAATTGTGTAATGGATGATAGTTCTTCAAGTGGTGAAGAGACTATGGGTGATGAAGTTGTATCGAGTTCTAGGGTTGATCTTGGAACAGGCAGAAAGTCAAGCCGTGCTTTTGGCATCAATGATATATTACTCTTGTGGAAAATCACAAGATTATTTGATAACGGGGTTGAATGTAGAGAGGCATTAGATGCTGTTATTGATAGATGTTCAGCTCTGCAGAATATACGGGATGCTGTCCTGCGATATCGCGAATTATTCAACTTGCAGCGAGTTGAGCCAAGGGTTAGAAGGGTTGCCTTAAACCGTGGTGCTGAGTACTTAGAGCGGTATTTTCGTTTAATTGCATTTTCAGCGTATCTCGGAAGTGAAGCATTTGATGGATTTTGTGGCCAAGGAGAATACAAGATGACGTTCAAGAGTTGGTTGCAGCAAAGATCAGAAGTCCAAGCAATGAAATGGAGCATAAGATTGCGTCCAGGACGATTCTTCACTGTTCCT GAAGACCTGCGAACACCATATGAGACTCAGCATGGAGATGCAGTAATGGAGGCTATTATCGGGGCTCGAAATGGCTCAGTGCTGGGGAAGGGTTCTATACTAAAAATGTACTTCTTTCCTGGTCAAAGAACTTCGAGCAACATACAGATACATGGGGCACCTCATGTTTATGAG GTGCCAGGATACCCTGTCTACAGCATGGCCACTCCTACAATCACTGGTGCTAAGGAAATGCTGTCTTTCCTGGTTTCCAAGGGTGCTGCAAGTGGGAAAAAAGTAGTGATAACTGATTTGAGAGAGGAGGCTGTGGTTTACATCAATGGCATACCTTTTGTGCTCCGAGAATTGAACAAACCTGTTGATACACTGAAACATGTGGGAATTACTGGTCCGGTG GTGGAACATATGGAGACACGACTGAAAGAAGATATAATATTGGAGGTTACTCAATCTGGTGGACGTATGCTTTTGCATAGAGAAGAATACAGTCCAACGCTGAATCAATCTAGTGTTGTTGGATACTGGGAGAATATCTTCACCGAAGATGTTAAGACTCCTGCAGAAGTTTTTGCTACACTTAAGGACGAAGGCTTTGATATAGTATACCGGAGAATACCTTTAACAAGGGAGAGAGAAGCTTTTTCTTCTGACATTGATGCGATCCAGTACTGCAAAGACGA CTCCGCAGGATGCTATTTGTATGTGTCACATACAGGATTTGGAGGGGTGGCTTATGCTATGGTAATCATTTGCACAAGACTTGACGCTGATCTAAATGTGCAACATGATGCTTCTTGCTCTTTGGCTGTCACTCAGTCTCCACTTCCTGTACCTGATACGTTGTCTTATTCAGCATCTGGTGAAGCCACACTCAAGTCAGGAGATTATAGGGACATTCTCAGCCTCATGAGAGTTCTTCCTCATGGGCCTAGGAGTAAAGCGTGTGTTGACAGTATCATAGAAAG ATGTGTAGGAGCCGGTAACATACATGATGATATTGTTAGCTATACTGTGGAACTGAAGCAAGCCTGTACTGGCAATGAAGAGCGACAAGCCTACCTAATAGATATGGGTGTCAAGGCGTTAAG GAGGTACTTTTTCTTGATAACATTCAGATCTTACCTCTACTGTGCTTCTGCGATTGACACTTCATTTACGTCTTGGATGAATGCTCGGCCTGAACTTGGCTATCTCTGTAAACACCTCAGAATTGACAAGTGA
- the LOC141638201 gene encoding uncharacterized protein LOC141638201 isoform X2 translates to MVLPITARPTPCMFMVLPFQLLTVSVMFLNTLEPALIHLQPLFCGLTFARNPLCISTADLLFCVTLKDLSPILSIRDRVEDMESRLKQDILLEAARYGNKILVTDELPDGQMVDQWEPVTIDLVKTPLEVYEELKVEGFLVKYERVPVTDEKSPKESDFDILVDKISHEELSTQIIFNCQMGRGRTTTGMVVATLIYFNRIGASGISRSISIGRVSDMNNGADSLLSSEEAIRRGEYTVIRSLIRVLEGGVEGKRQVDKVIDRCASMQNLREAIATYRNSILHQPDEMKREASLSFFVEYLERYYFLICFAVYLHTKSAVTSTVECSFAEWMSARPELYSILRRLLRRDPMGALGYLNAEKSLMKLAESANGRPYEMSVVAALRNGAVLGSQTVLKSDHCPGCQNSTLPERVEGAPNFREVPGFSVYGVANPTIDGIHSVIQRVGSSKAGRPVFWHNMREEPVIYINGKPFVLREVERPYKNMLEYTGIDCERVERMEARLKQDILSESERFGGAIMVIHETDDGQIYDAWEHVNSDLVQTPHEVFSCLEAEGYQVKYARVPITDGKAPKSSDFDTLSKNVASASKDTAFVFNCQMGRGRTTTGTVIACLLKLRIDYGKPIRILSDDWSNCVMDDSSSSGEETMGDEVVSSSRVDLGTGRKSSRAFGINDILLLWKITRLFDNGVECREALDAVIDRCSALQNIRDAVLRYRELFNLQRVEPRVRRVALNRGAEYLERYFRLIAFSAYLGSEAFDGFCGQGEYKMTFKSWLQQRSEVQAMKWSIRLRPGRFFTVPEDLRTPYETQHGDAVMEAIIGARNGSVLGKGSILKMYFFPGQRTSSNIQIHGAPHVYEVPGYPVYSMATPTITGAKEMLSFLVSKGAASGKKVVITDLREEAVVYINGIPFVLRELNKPVDTLKHVGITGPVVEHMETRLKEDIILEVTQSGGRMLLHREEYSPTLNQSSVVGYWENIFTEDVKTPAEVFATLKDEGFDIVYRRIPLTREREAFSSDIDAIQYCKDDSAGCYLYVSHTGFGGVAYAMVIICTRLDADLNVQHDASCSLAVTQSPLPVPDTLSYSASGEATLKSGDYRDILSLMRVLPHGPRSKACVDSIIERCVGAGNIHDDIVSYTVELKQACTGNEERQAYLIDMGVKALRRYFFLITFRSYLYCASAIDTSFTSWMNARPELGYLCKHLRIDK, encoded by the exons ATGGTGCTCCCAATTACCGCCAG GCCGACTCCTTGCATGTTCATGGTGTTGCCATTCCAACTATTGACGGTATCCGTAATGTTCTTAAACACATTGGAGCCTGCTCTTATACATCTGCAACCTTTGTTTTGTGGATTAACCTTCGCGAGGAACCC GTTGTGTATATCAACGGCCGACCTTTTGTTTTGCGTGACGTTGAAAGACCTTTCTCCAATCTTGAGTATACG GGATAGGGTGGAAGACATGGAATCTCGattaaaacaagacattttaCTGGAGGCTGCCAG ATATGGAAATAAGATTCTTGTCACTGATGAACTGCCTGATGGCCAAATGGTAGATCAGTGGGAGCCAGTAACTATTGATTTGGTGAAAACTCCACTTGAG GTTTATGAGGAACTAAAAGTGGAGGGCTTTCTTGTCAAATATGAACGAGTTCCTGTGACTGACGAGAAATCTCCTAAAGAATCCGACTTTGATATCCTG GTCGATAAGATATCTCATGAGGAGCTTAGTACTCAGATAATTTTCAACTGTCAAATGGGACGTGGACGAACAACAACAGGCATGGTGGTTGCTACCTTGATTTACTTCAACCGAATTGGAGCCTCTG GTATTAGTAGGAGTATTTCCATTGGAAGAGTTTCTGATATGAACAATGGTGCTGATAGCCTGCTTAGCTCAGAGGAGGCAATTCGTAGGGGGGAATATACCGTCATTAGAAGCTTGATTCGTGTTTTGGAG GGAGGCGTGGAAGGTAAAAGACaggtggacaaagtgattgacaggTGTGCTTCTATGCAG AATTTACGAGAAGCTATAGCGACCTATCGCAACAGTATTTTACACCAACCAGATGAGATGAAAAGAGAAGCTTCACTTTCCTTTTTTGTGGAGTATTTGGAGAGATACTATTTTCTGATATGTTTCGCCGTGTATCTTCACACCAAGAGTGCCGTTACATCAACTGTGGAGTGTAGTTTTGCCGAGTGGATGAGTGCAAGGCCAGAACTCTATAGCATACTTCGTAG GTTGTTGCGGAGAGACCCAATGGGTGCATTAGGTTATCTTAATGCAGAAAAATCTCTTATGAAGTTAGCTGAATCTGCAAATGGCCGTCCATATGAAATGAGCGTTGTTGCTGCACTGAGAAACGGAGCGGTACTGGGCAGTCAAACGGTTTTAAAGAGTGATCATTGTCCAGGTTGTCAAAACTCGACTTTGCCGGAGAGGGTAGAAGGTGCTCCAAATTTCAGAGAGGTCCCTGGATTTTCTGTATATGGTGTAGCAAATCCAACAATTGATGGCATTCATTCTGTTATTCAGCGAGTTGGTAGCTCAAAAGCAGGCCGTCCTGTCTTTTGGCACAACATGAGGGAGGAGCCTGTTATCTACATCAATGGCAAACCATTTGTGCTTCGTGAAGTTGAAAGACCTTATAAGAACATGTTGGAATACACA GGAATTGATTGTGAGAGAGTTGAGAGAATGGAAGCTCGACTTAAGCAGGATATTTTGAGTGAGTCTGAACGCTTTGGAGGTGCTATTATGGTTATCCATGAAACAGACGATGGCCAAATATATGATGCCTGGGAACATGTCAATTCTGACTTAGTTCAAACACCACATGAAGTTTTCAGTTGCCTAGAGGCTGAGGGATATCAAGTGAAGTATGCACGTGTCCCTATAACTGACGGAAAAGCTCCAAAAAGTTCTGATTTCGACACATTGTCTAAAAATGTGGCTTCAGCTTCAAAGGACACTGCTTTTGTGTTCAATTGCCAG ATGGGCAGAGGAAGGACGACAACGGGCACAGTGATAGCCTGCCTACTCAAACTTAGAATAGATTATGGGAAGCCTATACGCATTCTGTCTGATGACTGGTCAAATTGTGTAATGGATGATAGTTCTTCAAGTGGTGAAGAGACTATGGGTGATGAAGTTGTATCGAGTTCTAGGGTTGATCTTGGAACAGGCAGAAAGTCAAGCCGTGCTTTTGGCATCAATGATATATTACTCTTGTGGAAAATCACAAGATTATTTGATAACGGGGTTGAATGTAGAGAGGCATTAGATGCTGTTATTGATAGATGTTCAGCTCTGCAGAATATACGGGATGCTGTCCTGCGATATCGCGAATTATTCAACTTGCAGCGAGTTGAGCCAAGGGTTAGAAGGGTTGCCTTAAACCGTGGTGCTGAGTACTTAGAGCGGTATTTTCGTTTAATTGCATTTTCAGCGTATCTCGGAAGTGAAGCATTTGATGGATTTTGTGGCCAAGGAGAATACAAGATGACGTTCAAGAGTTGGTTGCAGCAAAGATCAGAAGTCCAAGCAATGAAATGGAGCATAAGATTGCGTCCAGGACGATTCTTCACTGTTCCT GAAGACCTGCGAACACCATATGAGACTCAGCATGGAGATGCAGTAATGGAGGCTATTATCGGGGCTCGAAATGGCTCAGTGCTGGGGAAGGGTTCTATACTAAAAATGTACTTCTTTCCTGGTCAAAGAACTTCGAGCAACATACAGATACATGGGGCACCTCATGTTTATGAG GTGCCAGGATACCCTGTCTACAGCATGGCCACTCCTACAATCACTGGTGCTAAGGAAATGCTGTCTTTCCTGGTTTCCAAGGGTGCTGCAAGTGGGAAAAAAGTAGTGATAACTGATTTGAGAGAGGAGGCTGTGGTTTACATCAATGGCATACCTTTTGTGCTCCGAGAATTGAACAAACCTGTTGATACACTGAAACATGTGGGAATTACTGGTCCGGTG GTGGAACATATGGAGACACGACTGAAAGAAGATATAATATTGGAGGTTACTCAATCTGGTGGACGTATGCTTTTGCATAGAGAAGAATACAGTCCAACGCTGAATCAATCTAGTGTTGTTGGATACTGGGAGAATATCTTCACCGAAGATGTTAAGACTCCTGCAGAAGTTTTTGCTACACTTAAGGACGAAGGCTTTGATATAGTATACCGGAGAATACCTTTAACAAGGGAGAGAGAAGCTTTTTCTTCTGACATTGATGCGATCCAGTACTGCAAAGACGA CTCCGCAGGATGCTATTTGTATGTGTCACATACAGGATTTGGAGGGGTGGCTTATGCTATGGTAATCATTTGCACAAGACTTGACGCTGATCTAAATGTGCAACATGATGCTTCTTGCTCTTTGGCTGTCACTCAGTCTCCACTTCCTGTACCTGATACGTTGTCTTATTCAGCATCTGGTGAAGCCACACTCAAGTCAGGAGATTATAGGGACATTCTCAGCCTCATGAGAGTTCTTCCTCATGGGCCTAGGAGTAAAGCGTGTGTTGACAGTATCATAGAAAG ATGTGTAGGAGCCGGTAACATACATGATGATATTGTTAGCTATACTGTGGAACTGAAGCAAGCCTGTACTGGCAATGAAGAGCGACAAGCCTACCTAATAGATATGGGTGTCAAGGCGTTAAG GAGGTACTTTTTCTTGATAACATTCAGATCTTACCTCTACTGTGCTTCTGCGATTGACACTTCATTTACGTCTTGGATGAATGCTCGGCCTGAACTTGGCTATCTCTGTAAACACCTCAGAATTGACAAGTGA